The DNA window TGGCGCGCCGTCTCGGTTAGAGTGGTGTCGGCCACCTGATCCACAAGGGTCCGAAGCGTCTCGACTAGCATTTGCTGCGTTCGGCAAGCGTGAGGCGAGGCGACATGCGGTTTCTCCGGCTCGGGCTGCGCAAGCGGCGCGTCCAGCACGATCCCGCCCGGCAGCAGCAGCTGCTGCAGGACGTCCGGCAACAGTTCGGAACCCACCTGACCACCCCCTACGGCGACCAGTCGGCCCAGCTCACCCAGCTGCTCGTCGGCACCGACGGCCTGCTGGTCGCCACCGAGATCCTGCGTGAGTTCGCCGAGAGCGCCCACGCCTCCGTCGTCGTGCAGGCCGCCGGTCTCGGCCTGGTCGCCGACCGGACCAACTACCGCACGCTGTGGAAGACCGCGGGCAAGCGACTGCGGTCCCCGCTGTTCGAGCAGCCCCTGCACCCGTACATCCAGGTCACCGCGGCGGTCAAGGCGGTGGGCGCACAGGCGCGGGAGACGGTACGGGTGACCGACCCCGAGCCACTGCTGAGTCACGTCTTCGAGGTGCTCGACCTGACCGTCGCCGGCTGGCAGTACGGCCGGGTGCTGGTCGACACGCACGGCGCCGAGCTGGCCGCCGGGCTGATCACCACGGCGACCGAGCTGCGCAACGCGATGGACGACCCGCCGCCGCTGCCGCCGCCGGTCCGCGAGCAGATGCGCTCCAACGCCAGCGTCGACGTGCTCGACCCGGCCGCCAGCCTCTTCGTCGGCCAGTGGAACCCGGGCAAGCAGATGCGGGAGTCACTTCTCGCCTAGAAGTTTTCCTTGACCCGGGCGTGGCGCGGCCGATCTTCGGGCTCGTTGCGGACGGAAAGGAATCCACCCAATGACCCAGACATCAGCACGTGGTGTGCCGATGCGCGACGACCGCTGGCGACCCCAGGACGAGTTGCTGAACAGCGTGATCGACAAGTGCATCGACGAGGCGTATCGCACCGCCGCCGACGGCAAGGGCGGCAGTCCCGTCATGGTCGCCGGCGCCCTGGTGCTGGCGGTCCTCGGCCTGATCATCGGCTTCGGCACCGGCGATCCGCTGCTCGCCGCCGGCATCGCGGTGGCGCTCGGCCTGGCCGGGTTCGCCTTCACCGCGGTGAGCACCCCCTCGGTACAGCTGAACAAGCTGTCGGTCCTCGACCCGATCGGCGGCCCCGGCAACCTGCCCGCCGGGTACCTGGTCTACCCGAAGGCGTGGGAGGCCGGCATGCGTGAGTACGTCGCCCCGATCACCGACCAGCAGTTCCGCCTGGCGGTGCGGCTCTGCCGGGAGCACCCCGGCTCGGTCTCCGACGTGATCCGCCTGGTGAAGCGGGCCGAGAAGCACGCCGCCCAGCACTCCGGCGGCGGGGTCGTCACCGAGCACGACGCGTTCAAGGTGGCGTCGCGGTGGACGAGCGAGCACGCCCGTAACTCCCCGACGATGGTGATGCAGGTCGCCGCCCGATAACGCGCACGCCGAGGCCGGGACGGCAGTGTCTTCCAGGCCGGGACGGCAGTGGCGCGAGAGGCGCGCTGCGGCCCGGCATGGCACCGGGTCGCGTCGTCAGCCACGAGACGGGCCGGCTGCTCTTGTGAGCAGTCGGCCCGTACCTTTTATGTGGTTTCTCGCCGGTCGTCGGGAAGCCGGCGCGTGATGCCCTTGCGATCGAGGAACTCCAGCAGGGGAACCGCCACCCGGCGGGTGGTCCGGAGCGCGTTCTTGGCCTCGCTCATGGTGAACGGCTGGGGCAGGCCCGCCAGGATTTCGGCTGCCCGGGACGGGGCTTCGGGTGCGAGGACCACCGTGTCGGCCAGGCGGATCAGCAGGCCGGCGCGGGCGGCGGCGGCGATCTGGCGGGGACCGAGGCCGAGTTGGGTGAGCCGGGTCGCCTCCGGGGCGGTGAAGGGTTCCGCACCGGCGAAAGCCTGATTCACCGCTTTCATCAGCATCTCGGGGATCTCGGCGGTTCCCCGGGTGACGCGGCCGGAGCGGCTGGTCAGGGGCGGGCTGACCAGGGCCTCCACCAGCGCGCGGTCGGGGAGGTCAAGGCGGTGGCGAAGCGCTTCGAGAGGGGCGCCGGGCTCCAGCGGCTGCTCGGTCGCGTAGCTTCCGACCTCCTCGACCAGCCTGCGCCGCAGCGCCGCCCAGTGCTCCGGATCGGCGAGCCACTCCCCCGTCACCGGCGCGATCGCATCGACCGGGACGCCCATGCCCGCCAGCTCGGCACGGGAGATTAGCCTGCGGCGGCGCAGCTCGGCCACCGGGTCCGCGGCGCCGTCCATGCCGGCCAGTTCCTCCGCCCGCGCGGAGGCGGCGCCCCGGCGGGTCAGGGGCGGCGGCGCGACGTCGAGGATCGTGACGCCGCCGGCCACGTGGTGCCGCCCCGGATCCCGGATCAGGGCCCGGTCGCCGATCCGCAGCGGCAGCGGGCGGGACAGGCGCAGCCGGGCCGTGTCCGGACCGAGCGGGCGGACCCGCACCGGCACCGCCGCCGAGCCGATGTGCAGCATGATCGTGGCGGGCAGGCCGGTGACCGGATCGCCGTGCCCCCGCACGTCGATCAGGTCGGTGTGCCGGAACCGCCCCGGCGTCAGCAGCGCGGTGCCGCGGGTGATCGCGCCCCGGTCGGTCCCCCGCAGGTTGACCGCCACCCGGGCGACGGCCTCGACCCGGCCGGCCGGGCTGCCGAGCGTCTGCAGGCCACGGATCCGCACCCTGGTTCCGACCAGCTCCAGCT is part of the Actinoplanes missouriensis 431 genome and encodes:
- the selB gene encoding selenocysteine-specific translation elongation factor; amino-acid sequence: MFVVATAGHVDHGKSTVVRALTGMEPDRWAEERRRGMTIDLGFAWTTLDSGATVAFVDVPGHERFVPNMLAGIGPVPAAMIVVAADEGWMPQSAEHLAALHALDVRHGLLVVTRSDLAAPGPALRDATERIAGSSLGAVEAVTVSGRTGAGLPDLRAALRRLTDRLPPPVTDEPVRLWIDRSFTIKGAGTVVTGTLGGGVLTRGDELELVGTRVRIRGLQTLGSPAGRVEAVARVAVNLRGTDRGAITRGTALLTPGRFRHTDLIDVRGHGDPVTGLPATIMLHIGSAAVPVRVRPLGPDTARLRLSRPLPLRIGDRALIRDPGRHHVAGGVTILDVAPPPLTRRGAASARAEELAGMDGAADPVAELRRRRLISRAELAGMGVPVDAIAPVTGEWLADPEHWAALRRRLVEEVGSYATEQPLEPGAPLEALRHRLDLPDRALVEALVSPPLTSRSGRVTRGTAEIPEMLMKAVNQAFAGAEPFTAPEATRLTQLGLGPRQIAAAARAGLLIRLADTVVLAPEAPSRAAEILAGLPQPFTMSEAKNALRTTRRVAVPLLEFLDRKGITRRLPDDRRETT